The genomic region CATGCCATCCAATTTTCTCAAGGTTGCTATCGCATCCCGGTTTCGTCCGATTCGGCTGTAGGCATCGCCAAGATCATAGACGAGCTGCGAGTATTCCTTGTCCGTGAAAGAGACTTCATTCCGTTCTTTACGATCGACGAGGTAGGCGAAGTCTTCGATCGCCGTCGCCGTTCGGCGGAAGTGCTTCTCCGGCAGTTTATTGCACGCCTTCCCGCGGAGCACGCGAATCATGTCGTCCTTCGGGCTGGCGCGTACCGCGGCGTCGAGCAGCTTCAAGCCGGCTTTCGACCACCGCAGCTTCTCCAGCGGCTTCGTCTTGTCCCGGGCCATCAGAATCATTATGCTGCCATGGTAGGCGTCCGCGAGCGGATCGCCGGGATGCTTCGCGCGCAGCCGCTCCAATAAGCGATGCGCTTCGAGCACGGCGGCCTCGTCGCCGGCCAGGCCGTCCTGGTACAACGGGAGGATCGACTCGAGCGTAACGCCGGCGTCGGTAACGTGAGCTTGCGTAGGATCGGTCAATGGATTCCTTCCTTTCTAGACTAATGAGATGGAGCCCGCTTACCGGCGTTCCGGTAGGCGGTGGCCAAATGTTGCCTTAGCTCCTCGGCTTGTTTGGGCGTTAATTTATCGCCTTTCTTCTCAAGCAAATATGTGAAGTCTTCGATCGCCGTCGCGGAGCAGCGGAAGAACGACTCGGGCAGCCGCAGGCAAACATGCGCGCGCAGCAGCCGAATCTCCTTGCGGGTCGGATCCATCGATACGGCTCGATGCAGCGCATCCAGACCTTCCTGCGCCTTCTCGGCCTTCTCGAGCGGGTGCGCGGCGTCGCGCCCCAACAACGCCATCGAGCTGCCGTAATACGCTTCGATCAACGCATTGTCCGGTTCGAGCTCCCGGAGCTTACGCAGGATCTCGTTCGCGTTCTTCACCGCTTTCTTGTCTCCGTCCACGCCTCGGCTATGAAGCCTCTTGGCTTCCTCCAATTGCTTCTTTACGGTGTTGTCTTTCGTCATATTCGATCAACCTCCCGGAGATGGTTCCGCATCGACGACGAGAATCTGGTACACCTGTTGCGCCGGTAGCGGTACGAAACGGGAGATTCTGTACTCGGGATGATAGACGTAAATCCCGCCGTCCAAGCTGCAATTCGAAAACTCGTGCGGGATGCGCAGCACATGCCTCATCCGGCTCTGCCCGATAAAGATCGTGCGATCCGCGAAGGCGAGACCGCGCGTAAAGCCCGGCAGCCGAATCGAAGTTCCGTGATTTCCGTCTCCTTCGACGACGGCGCGGAACGTCATCGAATCGCAATACGCCAGCCGTCCGTCCCGCACCGTAACCGTGTGAGGCATATAAAGCCCCCCTGTCACGACGTGTTCCGCCGGTTCGACGACGAGGCTTCCGTCGGGCCGGAAGTCGGTCAGGTCGACGGCGACGATCGCGCCGTGTTTGCCGGTCGGGTCTAAATACCATCGATCATAGGGAGAAAACATAGAGACGTATAAGGTGTGCCCATGCAGCCAAATATCGTTCAGATGGAGGACGTCTTTGTCGGACGCATGGAACCGGATTTCTCCCGTTCGCCGGAACGTCTCGACTTCGTAGCAGCCGACCGTATTCGTCGCCGTCTCCACGATCAACGCATGCGAATCGCTCCAACCGGATACTCCGTGAAAATCGAGCTTTCGGTGCTTCGTCTTGGAGACGAGCCGGAATCGACGGTCCAAGGCGAGGATGTGATTGTCGTCGGTCGCCACGATCAATCGTTCCCCGGCCCAGGCCATCCCCGAGCAAGTGCCCGCGTACAGCTTCTTCATCTCGTTCTTTTCGAAATCCAAATAAAACAACCCGCCTTCGTCGGCTCCGCCGGCCGGGCAGCTGACGAGCAGCCGGGATTCGACATGTCGAAAATCGGGATCCTCCTTCAAGCCGTGCAATAACACGGAATCTCCTCCTTCCTCGCGTTTCTGTCTTTTCATAGTTGTTACCATATGTACTCCAAGCGCTCGGCGGTTGGATGATCTACTCACTTTTCCAAAATTGTACCTTTGTCCGAGTCAAGCCGGATAATCTATGCATCTCTTAAAGAGTAATTAGGGAAAGGAGGGAGAGACGTATGACGAAAGAAAAACGAAGCAAGGAAGAGAAAAAAGCCGCAAAAGCGGATAAGAAACTGAATAAAGGGAACGCTCGCGACACGCGGGAACTAGAGGGCGGAAAAGAACAACCGAGAGAGGAGCATACGGAACAGTAATCTCGCTCTCCGGTCCCTCTAGAGAGAAAGCATAGGAAACGATAGGCAATCTACCTACGATTGAGAGAATCAATCGTTTTTTTATGACCTGCGGCGCGGAGAGCCCAAGGAGGGGTATATGTGTCGAAACGCCATCTTACATGGCATCCGTCCCACATCGGAAGAGAAGAACGCCGACGACTGAACGATCACGGGAGCTGCGTCCTATGGTTCACCGGTCTGTCCGGATCGGGGAAGTCCACGTTGGCCTACGAGGTGGAAAAGGAGCTCTACCGCCTGCGCTGCCGCGCTTACGTGTTGGACGGCGATAACATCCGCCACGGGTTGAACAAAAACCTGGGCTTCAGTCCCGAAGACCGGACGGAAAACATTCGCAGAATCGCGGAAGTCGCCAAGCTGTTCGTGGATGCGGGCATCGTGACGGTGACGGCGTTCATCTCGCCCTATCGGGCGGACCGCGAGACGGCGCGCGCGATGTTCCGCGAAGGGGACTTCATTGAAGTGTACGTGAAGTGTTCGCTCGACGAATGCGAGAGGCGCGATCCGAAGGGGCTGTATCGGAAGGCGAAAGCAGGGGAAATCGCGGATTTCACCGGCGTCTCGGCGCCGTACGAAGCGCCCGACAAGCCGGAGATCGTCGTGTCGTCGGATCGGCAATCGATCGAACAATCGGTCGCGTGCATTATGAATTATTTGCGAAACGGAGGATTCGTATGAAGCTTCAATCTCATAAGATGACGGTTTCCGTCGATGAGCATACCTCCCATTTGGAAGCGTTCAAAGCATTCTTTAAGCGATTGGACGACGAGGGCGTCACGATCGAGAAGCTTCCTCGGGAAAGCATCGACGACTATCACCTGCAAGCGATCAACGCCACGCTGGCGCATGTTTGGGATAACAACGCGTTTTACCGCCAAAGCCTCGTCGAGGCAGGCTTCGCGGAACCGAAGATCGACAGTCTGGAGCAGCTCGCTTCCGTGCCGATGCTGCGGAAGGACGTCATTCGCGGGGATAAAATGAAGATCTTATGCGTCGAGCCGAAGGAGATCGGCCAGGTGCACTTGACGAGCGGCACCTCGGGGAAGCCGATCTACACGT from Paenibacillus antri harbors:
- the cysC gene encoding adenylyl-sulfate kinase, which translates into the protein MSKRHLTWHPSHIGREERRRLNDHGSCVLWFTGLSGSGKSTLAYEVEKELYRLRCRAYVLDGDNIRHGLNKNLGFSPEDRTENIRRIAEVAKLFVDAGIVTVTAFISPYRADRETARAMFREGDFIEVYVKCSLDECERRDPKGLYRKAKAGEIADFTGVSAPYEAPDKPEIVVSSDRQSIEQSVACIMNYLRNGGFV
- a CDS encoding DUF4915 domain-containing protein, with the translated sequence MLLHGLKEDPDFRHVESRLLVSCPAGGADEGGLFYLDFEKNEMKKLYAGTCSGMAWAGERLIVATDDNHILALDRRFRLVSKTKHRKLDFHGVSGWSDSHALIVETATNTVGCYEVETFRRTGEIRFHASDKDVLHLNDIWLHGHTLYVSMFSPYDRWYLDPTGKHGAIVAVDLTDFRPDGSLVVEPAEHVVTGGLYMPHTVTVRDGRLAYCDSMTFRAVVEGDGNHGTSIRLPGFTRGLAFADRTIFIGQSRMRHVLRIPHEFSNCSLDGGIYVYHPEYRISRFVPLPAQQVYQILVVDAEPSPGG